The nucleotide window CTACTCTGACCTGGCTGTTTTCATGGAGAATTTTGGCGGCTCTAATTACTGTTTCATTTGTTACAGTGTTCCAATTTATAATGGCTGACAATATTCTATATATGATTTGGCCTGAGGCTGCTTTGTTTGAGTGGATCGGGCGAGAAATCTGGACACCGCTTTTTGGATAGCGGCATAGCAAAATAATTTACTGAGAGGGCCGGTCAGGCCCTCTCAGTTTTTAAAAGAGGTACGCTTTGAACCAAGATCCTATAAAAGCGGATTCTGCTTTACGGACTATATTTTCATTCCCGCATCCCGTGAATGAGTACGCCGCAAGAAGCGTTGCCTCTATGGTCTTCATACTAGGTGTCACGATTATTGCTACCGATCTACATTGGCTTTTATTTATTTTGACCTATGGGTTTGTTGCCCGAGTTTTGACGGGTCCCACATTAAGTCCTATGGGCCTGATTGCCACAAAAATTATTATTCCCAAAATTATAAAAAAAACACGGAACGTAGCGGGCCCCCCAAAGCAGTTTGCTCAGCTGATTGGCTTGGCATTTTCACTTGCCGCTTTAATTTTCACTTATGGTTTTGATATGTTTTCAGTGGGCCAAATTCTTATAGGAATCTTAGTTTTATTTGCTGGACTTGAGGCATTCGTCGGATTTTGCGCTGGATGCTTCGCTTTTGGGTGGTTGATGCGTTGGGGCATCGTACCCCCAGCAGTTTGCGATAAATGCTTCGAAGCAAATTTCAAAATTCCTTTCACAAAAATATCGCCCAAATAGTTTCATTATTATCGAATATCTGTTACCTTCGTCGTGTGGTGCGACGTCGCGGCTGGAGCCGCTTTTCTAATAGGCCCAAAGCAAAATTAAAGGCTGCATTATGTGTAACATGCCTTATTGATCAGTTTTACCCTGAAGTTGGAGAGGCTGTTGTAAAAGTTTTGCGTGGACAGGGTGTTGATGTTTCCTTCCCCGAGGATCAAACATGCTGCGGGCAAATTGCGTTCAATGGTGGGTTCAGGAATGATGCTGCGGATGTAGCTCAACATTTCATGGATTTATTTGAAAACGAAGAACACGTCGTAGTTCCATCGGGCTCTTGTACGAGCATGATTAAAATTTATTATCAAGAGTTATTTAAAGATGACCCTGAGCAACTCGAACGAGCTAAAGCCATTGCGGAAAAGACATATGAGTTTTCTGATTTTCTTGTAAATGTAGTTGGCCAATCAGACGTTGGGGCTTCTTCATATGGATTAATTACGTACCATGACGCATGCCACCTGTTAAGGGAATTGGGGATTTCAAAAGAACCCCGTGAACTTATAGGAAATGTGGATGGTGTAGAGATTCAAGAAATGCACGACTCTGATTCCTGTTGTGGATTCGGAGGCCTCTTTTCTGTAAAATTTCCTGATATATCTGCAGCAATATTGGAAGAAAAAATTAAAAATATAATTGATTCTGGAGCAGGTACCTTAGTTGCGAATGACTGTGGATGTTTGATGCAGATTCGAGGGGCAATGCAACGGAAAAACCTAAACGTTCGAGCAGTTCACATTGCTGAATTATTGGCGGAAGGTGAATAGTGTGGCTCAAGTAAAAACGGCTGAGTTTAAGAAAATATCGAAACAAGCTATTAAAAATGAGAAACTCCAACATTCCCTAGACCATGTGATGGAGCATTTTGTGAGCGCTCGCTCTTCAATTATTGACCAAGATATTGGTGCAGAGAATTGGGAACTATTAAGAACACGCGCTGCCAGTATCAAGCAATCTACCATTGAAAACTTGGATTACTATCTTGACTTGGTTGATAAAAACGTTCGTAGAAATGGTGGCTATGTACATTTTGCTAACGATGCGAACGAAGCTAACCAAATTGTCTTAGATATTGCTAAACGTAACGAAGTCAAAACAGTAATAAAAAGTAAATCCATGGTTTCTGAAGAGATGGGTATTAATGAAGTGCTTGAAAAAGCCGGGATTGAACCTGTAGAAACCGATCTTGGGGAATATATTATTCAGCTGGCAGGAGAAACTCCTTTTCATATCATTGCTCCAGCTATGCACAAGACAAAAGAGGAAGTATCTGATCTTTTTCAGGACTGGCTGAAGACTGCACCAACTCAAGATATAAAACGATTATGCATATATGCTCGTGACGCGCTACGAGAGAAATTCGCAACAGCTGAGATGGGCATTAGTGGGGCTAATTTTGTTGTTGCCGAAACAGGAACTGTTTGTTTGGTTACAAATGAAGGTAACGGAAGGATGACTACCTCTGCCCCACGAGTACATGTGGTTTTAGCTGGGATGGAGAAAATTGTTCCTGCAATTGAAGACTTGGCCCTTTTTCTTAGGCTTCTGCCACGCTCAGCCACAGGCCAAAGGATTACTAGTTATAACACCTTTGCAAGCGGACCTCGTAATCAAAGTGACGAAGACGGACCCGAGGAATTTCACCTGGTCATAGTTGATAACGGCAGAATGAACCTGCTAAAAGACGAAGAGATGAGGGAAGCACTCCGGTGTATAAGGTGCGGAGCTTGCTTAAATCATTGCCCGGTTTACAAAAAAATTGGTGGACATGCATATGGCTGGGTATATTCCGGTCCAATTGGTGCAATTGTCACACCCCCAATGACTAATATGAAAGTGGCGAGTGATCTGCCCTATGCTTCCACTTTATGTGGGACATGCAGAGATGTATGCCCTGTGAAAATCGATATCCCCAAGTTATTACTACATTTGAGGCATAAAGTTGCAGAAGGCTCATCGTCTGAAAGAGGCTCTGCATGGATGGAAAGGCTGTTTATTGGGCAATGGCATAAGACCGTACGTAACCGGAAGTCTCTTGAACGCAGAGTGAAATTAGCAAGGATTTTTCTTAAGCCAATTAGCCGTAACGGCAAGATCAAGAAATTAAGGGCTCCAATGGTCAGTGGATGGACAAATTCTCGAGATTTCCCTGCATTGGCTCCCAAATCTTTTGGTGATATATGGAAAAGCGGTTTATCTGGAAATAACGGTAATAGGAATCAGTAGCTGTGCCATATATTCCACCAGAACATCCTAATAAATCAGCGTTTCTAAAAAAGGTGAGAGAAGCCTTGGGTAGAACTCATCCTATCCTGCATGCTCCTGATCACCCTCCGCTAAAATCTAATATTGCGCGGCAAAGAGAAAAAGTGCGGACCATCGTTGCCAGAAATGATGCTCGTATGCTTACAAATATTAATCGCTTAATGGAGAATGCTTCATTTGCCTCTTGGAACGTGCATAGGGTTGAAAGTTATGAGGATGCTGCAGCAACTATTGCCCGTGTAGCACGTTCTCATAAAGTAAAGAACGTTATTCGGTCATCTGAAGAAATTTTTAAGAAGGTAGACGTAGATAAAAGCTTGAGATCGGTTGGAGCACCTCCAACAATTTTAGCTTCAAGCCGTACCCGCCGCAGAGGCCAATTAAAAAGCATTGCGTTCAAGTCTGAAATGGGCGTAACGGGTGTTGGATATGCTATAGCAGAAACAGCAAGCTGCGCTGTTATTCCGCGTAAAGGAGTAGCTCGACTAACCTCACTGGCTCCTTCTGTTTTGATATTGCTGGTTGAGACTGACCAAATATTAGAGAATTTGGACGATTTTTTTGCGATTACCAGACTCAAAAGAATGGAATCTAGGAGCCATGGACCGAACTATTATAATTTCATATCAGGTCCCTCGCGTACTGCAGACATAGAGCAAACCTTAACTGTTGGGGTTCACGGTCCGGGGGAAGTTCATATGGTAATTGTGGGGTAACTATGAAATTAAAAGATAAAGTAATAATCATTACTGGGGCAGCAAGGCACCTTGGTCAGGCTTATGCAATTAGGTTAGCCCAAGAGGGAGCTAAATTAGTTGTAACTGATGTGAGAGATTGCAAAGAGACTGAAGAACTTTGCAAGGCTGAAGGGGCAGAAGTTATATCTTTAGCTACTGACGTTACTGATGTGCAACAAACCGAAAACTTAGCGCTTAGGGCGTATGAGAAATTTGGGAAAATAGACGGATTATTGAACAATGCAGGATTAATGCAGAACATTACGGGTCCGTCACTAATGGATGTTGACCCTGAATGGTGGGATCGTGTGTTCAATGTTAATGCACGAGGGACGTACCTGTGTACACGCGCTGTGTTTCCGTACATGCGTGAGCAGATGTATGGGAAAATTATTAATGTGGGTTCTACCACAATGTTGAGAACCTCAAATAGGGTTAATGATAGTAATCCACACTATGTTGCATCGAAAGGTGCAATCATGGCGTTCACACGTTCAATTTGTCGGGAGCTAGGCCAATTTAATATATGCGTGAATACACTTGCTCCAGGCGGTACCGATCAGGAAATAGATCGATTGGGTTCCAATGCTACGCCCGAAGATTCACGTGCTTTCGGTCGTAGAGGAGTCCCTAGTGACTTGACTGGGACTGTGGTTTTTTTGCTTTCAGACGACGCTGACTTTATTACTGGTCAGTTATTTGCAGTAAATGGTGGAAAAGAAGTTTCGTAATTTTTAAAGGCGTATCGATTGAGATTCCGGTCGATTTTGCTCTGAAGCTACAATTTCTAATATTTGTTCGACCGTATCCTCTAGCTTATCAGTATCGTTAATCACGACAGAATCAAACCAACTAGACTGATCCATTTCGTGCTTAGCGGTGGCGATACGAATGTCCATTTGAGCAGCTGAATCGGCTTTTCGTTCCCTCAATCTACGCTCTAATTCCATTAACGATGGAGGGGCAATAAATATGAGCAGTGCATTTCGTTCTAGAGACTTGATGGTTCTTGCTCCTTGAACATCTATTTTTACAAAGGCATTGGTAGCGTTATTCAAAGCTTCACGGATTTGTTTTTTAGGAACACCATAATGGTTTCCATAGACTTCGGCATGCTCTAAAAATTCATCTTTCGCCTGCAGATCTAAAAATTGATTTTTGCTCAGAAATATATAATCATACCCGTCTTTCTCATTAGCTCTCATTGGCCGCGTTGTAGCTGTTACTGCGTAGGAAAAATCAGGACGATGAATACGCAATTGCTCAAGGATGGCGTCTTTGCCTACACCAGATGGGCCTGAAATAACGACTAGTAAAGGATTAATCAACCTACGCCACCTTAAGAGACTCTAAGTCTTCCCAAAAAGTAGGGTATGAAATCGATGCAGCATCTGCATCTTGAACGTAGGTTTGCCCAGAAGCAAGGAGGCCAGCGATACCCATTGTCATTGCGATCCTGTGATCAGAATAGGTTTGATGATTGGAGCCTTTGAGTAGTTTGCCTCCGGTAATAATTAAGCCATCTTTGGTTTCTTGAACCAATGCACCAAGGCGGGAAAGCTCACTCTGCATTGCAAAAATTCGATCAGATTCCTTAATTCTAAGTTCTTCTGCATCACGAATAATTGTAGTTCCTTTGGCGAAGCATGCCGCAAGAGAGAGTATTGGAATTTCGTCGATTAATCTTGGAATCAAATCTCCTTCAATAACGGCCGAGTTCAATTCGCTTGATTCGGCAATAATGTCCCCCACTAACTCTCCACCTTCTAATCTTTTGTTTTCTATGTTGATTGAAGCTCCCATCATTTCTAGGGCGTCAAGTATTCCTGTTCGAGTAGGATTAATGCCCACATTCTGAATAGTTATTTTCGCATTAGAATGACAAATTGCTGCCACTACCCAATAAGCTGCAGAACTTATGTCTGCAGGCACATTGACATCGATTGCATTAAGTTGACCAGGTTCAATGTTTAGGCTTAGTCCGTGCTCGGAAACGTTAATACCCATTGCTCGGAACATCAGTTCAGTGTGGTCTCTGGAAAACGCAGGTTGGTGAATTATAGTGGGTCCGTCTGCATAAAGCGCTGCCAACAGTAGTGCGCTTTTTACTTGAGCGGATGGAATTGGCATGTCGTATTCAATCCCATGTAGATTAGATTGCTTGAAAACAAGTGGGCAAAGTCTGCCGCCTTGCCTGCCTTCAATACTAGCGCCCATTTCACGTAGTGGGTCGACTATTCTTGCCATTGGTCGCATGCGAATTGATTTATCTCCGCTCATTATGGACAGGAATTTTTGACCTGATAGCACTCCAGCCATTAACCGTGTAGTGGTTCCACTATTTCCTGTATATAGCAAATTTGAAGGCTCTTTTAATTCTCCGCCTACAATATTGATTAATCCATCAGTTTTTTTAATCTTTGCTCCGAGTGCTCGGAGTACTTTTAAAGTAGATTGAACATCAGCTCCAGTTCCGTAATTACTGATGTGCGAAGTTCCTCGGGCAA belongs to Dehalococcoidia bacterium and includes:
- a CDS encoding (Fe-S)-binding protein, whose amino-acid sequence is MVRRRGWSRFSNRPKAKLKAALCVTCLIDQFYPEVGEAVVKVLRGQGVDVSFPEDQTCCGQIAFNGGFRNDAADVAQHFMDLFENEEHVVVPSGSCTSMIKIYYQELFKDDPEQLERAKAIAEKTYEFSDFLVNVVGQSDVGASSYGLITYHDACHLLRELGISKEPRELIGNVDGVEIQEMHDSDSCCGFGGLFSVKFPDISAAILEEKIKNIIDSGAGTLVANDCGCLMQIRGAMQRKNLNVRAVHIAELLAEGE
- the gmk gene encoding guanylate kinase, which encodes MINPLLVVISGPSGVGKDAILEQLRIHRPDFSYAVTATTRPMRANEKDGYDYIFLSKNQFLDLQAKDEFLEHAEVYGNHYGVPKKQIREALNNATNAFVKIDVQGARTIKSLERNALLIFIAPPSLMELERRLRERKADSAAQMDIRIATAKHEMDQSSWFDSVVINDTDKLEDTVEQILEIVASEQNRPESQSIRL
- a CDS encoding lactate utilization protein, with product MPYIPPEHPNKSAFLKKVREALGRTHPILHAPDHPPLKSNIARQREKVRTIVARNDARMLTNINRLMENASFASWNVHRVESYEDAAATIARVARSHKVKNVIRSSEEIFKKVDVDKSLRSVGAPPTILASSRTRRRGQLKSIAFKSEMGVTGVGYAIAETASCAVIPRKGVARLTSLAPSVLILLVETDQILENLDDFFAITRLKRMESRSHGPNYYNFISGPSRTADIEQTLTVGVHGPGEVHMVIVG
- a CDS encoding SDR family oxidoreductase; the encoded protein is MKLKDKVIIITGAARHLGQAYAIRLAQEGAKLVVTDVRDCKETEELCKAEGAEVISLATDVTDVQQTENLALRAYEKFGKIDGLLNNAGLMQNITGPSLMDVDPEWWDRVFNVNARGTYLCTRAVFPYMREQMYGKIINVGSTTMLRTSNRVNDSNPHYVASKGAIMAFTRSICRELGQFNICVNTLAPGGTDQEIDRLGSNATPEDSRAFGRRGVPSDLTGTVVFLLSDDADFITGQLFAVNGGKEVS
- a CDS encoding DUF4395 domain-containing protein yields the protein MNQDPIKADSALRTIFSFPHPVNEYAARSVASMVFILGVTIIATDLHWLLFILTYGFVARVLTGPTLSPMGLIATKIIIPKIIKKTRNVAGPPKQFAQLIGLAFSLAALIFTYGFDMFSVGQILIGILVLFAGLEAFVGFCAGCFAFGWLMRWGIVPPAVCDKCFEANFKIPFTKISPK
- a CDS encoding LutB/LldF family L-lactate oxidation iron-sulfur protein codes for the protein MAQVKTAEFKKISKQAIKNEKLQHSLDHVMEHFVSARSSIIDQDIGAENWELLRTRAASIKQSTIENLDYYLDLVDKNVRRNGGYVHFANDANEANQIVLDIAKRNEVKTVIKSKSMVSEEMGINEVLEKAGIEPVETDLGEYIIQLAGETPFHIIAPAMHKTKEEVSDLFQDWLKTAPTQDIKRLCIYARDALREKFATAEMGISGANFVVAETGTVCLVTNEGNGRMTTSAPRVHVVLAGMEKIVPAIEDLALFLRLLPRSATGQRITSYNTFASGPRNQSDEDGPEEFHLVIVDNGRMNLLKDEEMREALRCIRCGACLNHCPVYKKIGGHAYGWVYSGPIGAIVTPPMTNMKVASDLPYASTLCGTCRDVCPVKIDIPKLLLHLRHKVAEGSSSERGSAWMERLFIGQWHKTVRNRKSLERRVKLARIFLKPISRNGKIKKLRAPMVSGWTNSRDFPALAPKSFGDIWKSGLSGNNGNRNQ
- the aroA gene encoding 3-phosphoshikimate 1-carboxyvinyltransferase translates to MDTVIQQPHKLRGTITPPGDKSISHRSAIFNALARGTSHISNYGTGADVQSTLKVLRALGAKIKKTDGLINIVGGELKEPSNLLYTGNSGTTTRLMAGVLSGQKFLSIMSGDKSIRMRPMARIVDPLREMGASIEGRQGGRLCPLVFKQSNLHGIEYDMPIPSAQVKSALLLAALYADGPTIIHQPAFSRDHTELMFRAMGINVSEHGLSLNIEPGQLNAIDVNVPADISSAAYWVVAAICHSNAKITIQNVGINPTRTGILDALEMMGASINIENKRLEGGELVGDIIAESSELNSAVIEGDLIPRLIDEIPILSLAACFAKGTTIIRDAEELRIKESDRIFAMQSELSRLGALVQETKDGLIITGGKLLKGSNHQTYSDHRIAMTMGIAGLLASGQTYVQDADAASISYPTFWEDLESLKVA